Proteins co-encoded in one Campylobacter ornithocola genomic window:
- a CDS encoding urease accessory protein UreE, with amino-acid sequence MILLQNKITHYDLNKECDFLELSWFDTFKKILRTTTLKGLDVAIKMPDNKGLNHNDCLYDEDFLILVKIKPEKVLKIHIENEYNLALISYQVGNMHLNLFYKDHKLLTLEQNSIIRFLEKFNIKYEKCEEILEPKYMLDMPSFIQVDPNFKLIKE; translated from the coding sequence ATGATTTTACTTCAAAATAAAATAACGCATTATGATTTAAACAAAGAATGCGATTTTTTAGAACTTAGTTGGTTTGATACTTTTAAAAAGATATTAAGAACAACAACTTTAAAAGGACTAGATGTCGCTATAAAAATGCCTGATAATAAAGGTTTAAATCATAATGATTGTTTATATGATGAGGATTTTTTGATTTTAGTGAAGATTAAACCTGAAAAGGTTTTAAAAATTCATATAGAAAATGAATACAACCTTGCTTTAATAAGTTATCAAGTGGGCAATATGCATTTAAATTTATTTTATAAAGATCATAAACTTCTTACTTTAGAACAAAACTCTATTATAAGGTTTTTAGAAAAATTTAATATAAAATACGAAAAATGTGAGGAAATTTTAGAGCCAAAATATATGCTTGATATGCCAAGTTTTATCCAAGTTGATCCAAATTTTAAACTTATTAAAGAATAA
- a CDS encoding urease accessory protein UreF: MNKLNFLLLQISDSSFPIGAFSHSFGLESYVNFAYIKNIEDAKKVLKTQLYSNILYFELLALKIAYENANDVENLLIYQRKFLSSIVAKEQSQAYIFLAKRFVKNVSLYGLSNPLLNQYIKENQTPIYPFVYALFCKDNELDFMYESFLFALMSNFINILVKIVPLSQNEGQILLFQLQQDFQNVLSKLQNLSLKDWCENHNILNDYLGIKHQNLAFKIYIS, translated from the coding sequence ATGAATAAATTAAATTTTTTACTTTTACAAATTAGTGATTCTTCTTTTCCTATAGGAGCTTTTTCACATTCTTTTGGTTTAGAATCTTATGTGAATTTTGCTTATATAAAAAATATAGAAGATGCTAAAAAAGTTTTAAAAACTCAGCTTTATTCTAATATTTTGTATTTTGAACTTTTAGCTTTGAAAATAGCTTATGAAAATGCAAATGATGTAGAAAATTTACTAATTTATCAAAGAAAATTTTTATCAAGTATAGTTGCAAAAGAACAAAGTCAAGCTTATATTTTTTTAGCTAAACGCTTCGTAAAAAATGTCAGTCTTTATGGATTATCAAATCCTTTATTAAATCAATACATTAAAGAAAATCAAACTCCTATTTATCCTTTTGTGTATGCTTTATTTTGTAAAGATAATGAGCTTGATTTTATGTATGAAAGTTTTTTGTTTGCTTTAATGAGTAATTTTATTAATATTCTTGTGAAAATTGTGCCTTTATCACAAAATGAAGGGCAGATTTTACTTTTTCAACTACAGCAAGATTTTCAAAATGTTCTTTCTAAATTACAAAATTTAAGTTTAAAAGATTGGTGTGAAAATCACAATATCTTAAATGATTATTTGGGTATAAAACACCAAAATTTAGCATTTAAAATTTATATTTCTTAA
- the ureG gene encoding urease accessory protein UreG, with translation MVKIGIGGPVGSGKTALVLNLCQALKDKFSLAVITNDIYTNEDANFLIKQGVLEKERIIGVQTGGCPHTAIREDASCNLEAVELLQERFSDLDLIFIESGGDNLSMTFSPELVDFFIFVIDVAQGEKIPRKGGPAICRSDLMIINKIDLAPYVNASLKIMQEDTLKMRGNRPFIMSNLQTKEGLKEIVTWIKKYTLLKD, from the coding sequence ATGGTTAAAATAGGCATAGGTGGTCCTGTGGGTAGTGGTAAAACAGCTTTGGTATTAAATTTATGTCAGGCTTTAAAAGATAAGTTTTCTTTGGCTGTGATTACGAATGATATTTATACAAATGAAGATGCAAATTTTTTAATCAAACAAGGCGTTCTTGAAAAAGAAAGAATCATAGGAGTGCAAACTGGAGGTTGTCCTCATACAGCTATTAGAGAAGATGCTTCTTGTAATCTTGAAGCTGTTGAACTTTTACAAGAGCGTTTTAGTGATTTAGATCTTATTTTTATAGAAAGTGGTGGAGATAATTTATCGATGACTTTTTCACCTGAACTTGTGGATTTTTTTATTTTTGTTATAGATGTTGCTCAAGGAGAAAAAATTCCACGCAAAGGTGGTCCTGCTATTTGCAGGTCTGATTTAATGATTATCAACAAAATAGACTTAGCTCCTTATGTGAATGCTTCTTTGAAAATCATGCAAGAAGATACTTTAAAAATGCGTGGTAATAGACCTTTTATCATGAGTAATCTTCAAACTAAAGAAGGTTTAAAAGAAATTGTTACTTGGATTAAAAAATACACACTTTTAAAGGATTGA
- a CDS encoding urease accessory protein UreD, protein MFTQKSVFKLTLDTINEKTIIKNSFFTPPFKLMRNFYDKKLTSIYVLNSSAGIFKEDHLSFKIMCKKNTNTAILTQSYEKVYDTKDSFASKNIDFTLEENASFFYMPKPLLLQENANFLQNTKINLASFSKLVYVDFVIFGRVAMNEKFAFKNYDSLTQIYRNDTLILNDKIKINPSYMRENELNFFANYTHYLSIYLFGYDEFYEELKVSFDDINQLFYEGLCIKILSNESEKLLLLQDKLFKFCQNKI, encoded by the coding sequence TTGTTTACTCAAAAGAGTGTTTTTAAACTTACATTAGATACTATCAATGAAAAAACTATTATAAAAAATTCTTTTTTTACTCCTCCCTTTAAGCTTATGAGAAATTTTTATGATAAAAAATTAACTAGTATATATGTTTTAAATTCTAGTGCTGGAATTTTCAAAGAAGATCATCTAAGTTTTAAAATTATGTGTAAGAAAAATACAAATACTGCTATACTTACACAAAGTTATGAAAAGGTATATGATACTAAAGATTCTTTTGCGAGTAAAAATATTGATTTTACTCTTGAAGAAAATGCAAGCTTTTTTTATATGCCAAAGCCACTTTTACTTCAAGAAAATGCAAATTTTTTACAAAATACAAAGATTAACCTAGCTTCTTTTTCAAAATTGGTTTATGTTGATTTTGTTATTTTTGGTAGAGTAGCTATGAATGAAAAATTTGCTTTTAAAAATTATGATAGTTTAACTCAAATTTATAGAAATGACACTTTGATTTTAAATGATAAAATTAAAATCAATCCTTCTTATATGAGAGAAAATGAATTAAATTTTTTTGCAAATTATACGCATTATTTGAGTATTTATCTTTTTGGATATGATGAGTTTTATGAAGAATTAAAAGTTTCATTTGATGATATAAATCAACTTTTTTATGAGGGTTTGTGTATAAAAATTCTTAGCAATGAAAGTGAAAAATTACTTTTACTTCAAGATAAGCTTTTTAAATTTTGTCAAAATAAAATATAA
- the queF gene encoding preQ(1) synthase, producing the protein MRYGEKEIKEFSVENMEVWPNDAKNDYVIKITLPEFMCCCPRSGYPDFATIYLEYIPNKLVVELKAIKLYINTFMYKNISHEASINEIYNTLKEKLDPKWIKVVGDFNPRGNVHTVIECRSDLVVPQN; encoded by the coding sequence ATGCGATATGGTGAAAAAGAAATCAAAGAATTTAGCGTAGAAAATATGGAAGTTTGGCCAAATGATGCTAAAAACGATTATGTGATTAAAATTACTTTGCCTGAATTTATGTGTTGTTGTCCGCGTAGTGGATATCCTGATTTTGCTACTATTTATCTTGAATATATACCAAATAAATTAGTAGTTGAACTTAAAGCTATAAAACTTTATATTAATACCTTTATGTATAAAAATATTTCACACGAAGCGAGTATTAATGAAATTTATAACACTTTAAAAGAAAAACTTGATCCAAAATGGATAAAAGTAGTAGGTGATTTTAACCCTCGTGGTAATGTTCATACCGTGATTGAATGCAGATCTGATTTAGTAGTACCACAAAATTAA
- a CDS encoding outer membrane beta-barrel protein, with protein sequence MKLKLFSLVASVALVSNLALADENSGLLLGIDAGWFHTKVRSDLDHSKTKNVKYNGDLEGNIPVFGLRVGYRFNENHRLYGAYNYSSEFSDVINTTRFKIDGEFTTHKFLLGYDFTPKIFEKTRAVLGVYGGYARTDITLKTNFLSLSQNFDGYTYGAKIGALYELNQANEIEFGFKAEQTHYNTRNFYQNVVGSNFYDPKQTNYGLYLGYTYKF encoded by the coding sequence ATGAAATTAAAATTATTTAGTTTAGTTGCAAGTGTGGCTTTGGTTTCAAATTTAGCTTTAGCTGATGAAAATTCAGGTTTGCTTTTAGGTATTGATGCAGGATGGTTTCATACTAAAGTAAGATCTGATCTTGATCATAGTAAAACAAAAAATGTTAAATATAATGGTGATTTAGAAGGTAACATCCCTGTTTTTGGTTTAAGAGTTGGTTATCGCTTCAATGAAAACCATAGACTTTATGGTGCTTATAATTATTCAAGTGAATTTAGTGATGTAATCAATACCACAAGATTTAAAATTGATGGAGAATTTACTACACATAAATTTTTACTTGGTTATGATTTTACTCCAAAAATCTTTGAAAAAACAAGAGCAGTTTTAGGTGTATATGGTGGTTATGCAAGAACAGACATTACTTTAAAAACAAACTTTTTATCTTTATCTCAAAACTTTGATGGCTATACTTATGGAGCAAAAATTGGTGCTTTATATGAGTTAAATCAAGCAAATGAAATTGAGTTTGGTTTTAAAGCTGAACAAACTCATTATAATACAAGAAATTTTTACCAAAATGTAGTAGGCTCGAACTTTTATGATCCTAAACAAACAAATTATGGTTTGTATCTAGGATATACTTATAAATTTTAA
- a CDS encoding alkylphosphonate utilization protein — protein MPKDANGTELNAGDSVSVVKDLKVKGASTTLKRGTTIKNIKLTNKDTEIEAKVDKFGVIVLKTEFLKKI, from the coding sequence ATGCCAAAAGATGCAAATGGAACTGAGCTTAATGCAGGTGATAGTGTAAGTGTTGTGAAAGATTTAAAGGTTAAAGGTGCAAGTACTACTTTAAAACGTGGTACAACTATAAAAAATATTAAACTTACAAATAAAGACACTGAAATTGAAGCTAAGGTGGATAAATTTGGTGTGATTGTTTTAAAAACTGAATTTCTTAAAAAAATATAG